Proteins encoded in a region of the Quercus lobata isolate SW786 chromosome 8, ValleyOak3.0 Primary Assembly, whole genome shotgun sequence genome:
- the LOC115957702 gene encoding uncharacterized protein LOC115957702, with the protein MRKKNSSKLIIPPWGDFDPFLLSHILSFLPLHDQLFVTPYVSCAWLTATLDTLFHNSILDLVLIDELDDEIQRLRFTHLLRLAINRYHGWVSIYLPRKYMLSYFAMVYIAERTPMISSLIMPCDVALHAGLVHTSLLYWENLKVFKARLDSHEGLLLQQLADSCKNIVELGVHGEITEKEVSSIIEGFPRLKILDISESTLCHKALNLLLDGKLRSLRELDILHCSIVGDDGKDITLPTSQMLSMKFNREIQEKASQLKSVKFTHCLGIYCKALQGKESLVS; encoded by the exons atgagaaagaaaaatagtagCAAATTAATCATCCCACCATGGGGTGACTTTGACCCTTTCTTATTATCACATATACTTTCGTTTCTTCCCCTCCATGACCAACTGTTTGTCACTCCTTACGTGTCTTGTGCATGGCTCACTGCAACTCTAGACACCCTCTTCCACAACTCCATCTTAGATCTCGTTTTGATCGATGAGCTCGACGATGAAATCCAACGGCTGAGATTCACTCATCTTCTTCGACTTGCTATCAATCGGTACCATGGTTGGGTCTCTATTTATCTCCCAAGGAAGTACATGCTTAGTTACTTTGCTATGGTTTACATAGCCGAAAGAACTCCAATGATTTCAAGTCTTATTATGCCTTGTGATGTTGCTTTACATGCTGGCCTTGTTCACACATCTTTGCTATATTGGGAAAACCTTAAGGTTTTCAAAGCAAGACTTGATTCCCATGAAGGATTACTATTACAACAACTTGCTGATTCTTGCAAAAACATTGTTGAGCTTGGTGTTCATGGAGAAATAACAGAGAAGGAGGTTTCAAGTATCATAGAAGGGTTCCCTCGGCTAAAGATTTTGGATATTTCAGAGTCTACTTTGTGTCACAAAGCTTTGAACTTGCTCTTGGATGGAAAGTTGAGGAGCCTTAGGGAGCTAGACATTTTGCATTGTTCGATTGTCGGTGATGATGGAAAAGACATAACTCTCCCTACATCTCAAATGCTGTCCATGAAATTCAACAGGGAAATCCAAGAGAAAGCTTCTCAGTTAAAGAGTGTCAAGTTCACACATTGCTTGGGAATCTATTGTAAAGCACTGCAGGGAAAA GAATCTCTTGTAAGCTAG